The nucleotide sequence TAAAGAGAGGATCATAAATATTGCAACAATAAAAGCAATAGCTTTTTCAAAGTTTAAATAGCTTTTCTTTTCAAACACTTGAGGTAAATGCCCTTTTCCCAAGGTTGTCTAGCAGCTACACCTTGAGGTTTCACAGTTTCACCAAATACACTGTAATTTCTCAGGGAGCtagcttttccttttaattatcTTTCTTTGTGGAAGTGTGCTCTCTGCAGAAGTTAGGCCCCAGCTACCTGGAAGTTCCTTATTATTTCCTCTAGTACTGAAGTTTCAGAAAAGCCAGAGCACAGAGATTACAAACCAGCCCCCTGCAATTCTTCGGCACAACCCCCACCAAACAATGCAAGAAGGGGCAAGTGTGGTTctgcccttcagcagcagcacttacaCCTTTTCTTGTGTCCTAGGGGGAACCTCAGACACAAGGATCTGCCTACATAAACACTCAGGCATAACATTTATATTCTTCCCAATGTGcaaacccccagccctgggctgccgcAGCTCTGCAGATACAGGCAACTGGCATTCCTATCCCACACACCTAGTTGGTGTGCAAGACATAGCCTTGGTTTCTAATGGCTTGGGTAGGATCCAGCCCTGGAGTAAGCAGTCTGTTCTCTCATGTGCTCGATTCCCTCCCGCCTGCCATTCTCCATCCTGCCACTAGCCTGTAGAGAGTTCAGGAGAAGCACAGACCAACGTGTTCCACCAGCTGTACGACAAGGATGCAGTTCTCACAGAACTGTGCCTATTCCATTGTCACCTCATGTTCACTTAGGTTGCATGTCTTAGCCCTTGACTTGGGAGTACTGCTTTGGGCACTTTTAAATGAAAGAGCACAACAGCTACCACAGCACAAAGGCTAGAGAGTCTTGACATCAGTGCTTCATCCTGCAATCAGTCAGCTATTGGTGTGACTGCAGAAAGCAGTCTCCTTCCTGTAACAGCCACTCCAGTTTGGTAAATCAAATAGCTGAAGAAACAAGGGTGTTCATTCAGCCCACAGCAGGCATGTGCCATAGCCATCCCCAAGCCCATGCAAAATGCCAATCAGTCCACAGCCCATTTTCTTTCATGCACATCAGAAATTTACTACTCAGAAGCTTCTTTAAATGAATTTAAAATGCCAAGGAGCCCCTGAATACAGCCAATATTCACAAATGGAAAATATCCTTATCCTGACCTCCCTGACCCTTCCCTATGCACTGTATGTATATGCACTAAAATCCAATCCTATGGGTTTCAGGCCCTCTATAACAGCGACAATCATTATTCAACTGTCTTAGTTTGCCTCTATGCTTTCTGCACAAACTCTTTTTCCTTGTTGTCCTGCTTATGTGCCATTTCACCCACCCACTGTCTATAAAATCATGGTTTTCAGTACTCTTCACCACCTAGAAACTGCAGCTTTCTACCTGAGGCAGGCAGAATGGCTGGTTTATGCCTACAGTTCTCCTACAAGTGACATATCTCATGttttagaagaaaacaaaacaagtcaCATGAAAAGGCATTGATACTAcaggcagacaggctggaaagggaaagagaggcaTGGTTAAAAACATCCCCAAAGCTTTATGAATTTAGGATACACCAGCTACTCTGCCCTAAATTCTTGTGCAGATGTTTTTGAGCTACTGTTCCTTTCTTCCCTGTCTGGCTGAAAATCATTGCAAATTTGCCCACACTGGGAGTGAGAATAGAGTAGCTGGGGTGCTGGATGTTATGCTGTTGTTTTCTGTACCCTAATTCCCCAAGTACACATGCCCAAACTTGCAAGAAAGATCAGAAACAGATGTTGTGCAAAGCATTAGGTAAACATCTTCCAGCCTTGTTACATGCATAAAGGCCTTGTTTCATCTACACCCATAGGTTTCTCTTCCAAAATGGTTCTTACAGTCACTGACTATACTTTTCCTCAGCCCAGCTTATTAATGAGGATTCCAAAATTCAGATTTCTCCACCAGGCTAAGGGCAGGGGATTTAAGGTTGAGGGACACAAAGAGGTCATTCATTCTGGGACTGCCCCCTGCTTTTGAAAGAGCACAGATAAAAGTGTCAAGAGACAAGGGAAAAGTGTAGTACTGAAGAAGCAGTGAAGCAAGGGGAAGGACAAGTTTACCTTACTTTCTTGGAGAACCTCCCTAAAACAagtgcagaaaaagaaaaggcactAAGGCATGGTGATACCAACAGGATAAAGAAAGAGGCCGAGGATCCATGAAGCCCTGACATACCCTGTGAAACAAGCTTGGATTAGACAGACTCCTCTTAAAGAGTATGAATGCAGTTGCTATGTGGCCTTTAAATGCTGAAAGACAAAGATTTTGTTTCCTGTAAATACTTTTTCCATGGGCTTTAATGCCCAAAAGTAAAAAAGAGGCTGGATTTATTCAGAGACATGGTCAGGAATTTTAAAGCAGGCTTTTTGTACACACAAACAAAGGGAGCAGGGGAAACAAGAGCTTGGGAGTTACTTAAATGTCAAGGATTACATTGTAACAGGTAAAACTGAAATCTAgcagagggacttggtttcATAAATGAAATGTCACTGCTGATGGGTGCAAATTATATAAGAGagatggaaagggaaaaaaaggtggcACTCTGTCAGATGCATTTATAGCTGCTGCAAGATACAGTTCAGCCACAAGGAGAACAGtagtaaaaaataaatacagaaaaaaatgaagtggACATCTGCTACAGCCTACTCCAGCAACGAGAGACCAGGAATGAATTCATCTCTCTCAAGGTACTCCAAGACACAGGACGCTGTACTTGTGGGGAATTTAGCTGCCCACACATCTTTTAACACGCACCACCAAACACCAGCCAAACATGTTCATGTGTTAcacagcaacctgctctaatccACAGGCCAGGTTCTTGacaaataaacaagaaaaatcccccaaaccctAGGAGTGTAGCTGAGAAATTAAAAGCAACACCAATAAACTATCTGAATGTAACACAGTAAGGAGTTTATTTGTTTGCCTTAGAAAAGGTCCCTGGCATAATTCATTGGACACATACACATTAAATATACAAATGCATACCAAAAGAAACCCAGAAGGCATGCATTCAGTCAAGAGGCTCATTCAGAACCACTCCACATTTCATGCTAGAAAAACCAAGCCATGAGCCCCTGCTTCATTATTCTCTGTCCAAAACCAAGACCACGAGTGTCGGCTCCATGGTAGGCCACACAGACCAGGAAACCTGGGCTGACAAGCCAAAGAGTAAATGAGATCCAGAGAACAGGCATCCTCTTGAGATTGTCCAGGATCAGGCCAAAGAAAACTGATCTTGGTCTTTAAAATAGCAACAGAACAACAAATGTCTCTCATTTTTCCCATCCCTGTTGGAAGTTAGTGACTTGGCTGCAAGAGGTGGCATCTGGGGCACAATGACAGCTTATTTGAAGGCTGCTGTAGGTCCTGCCGTACCTTCAGCTTCCGCTAACAGGCTTCTAACAGAATTCATAACCACTGCTCcatgcccctctgccccccagcaccatcaACCACATTTTATTTGGAGAGTGATAGTCATTTTACAGGTCACAGCCTCAGGTTTCTAGCACTCATCAAGAGCCACAATTAGCAAAACTAGTCAAAATAAATGCGGTCAACCTCACCCAGACTCACATCTGTTGCCATAGGAGCAGCCAAATAGTCCATGTTCAGCTGATCTTATCTTCAGGGAAGAACGAGTTCCACCAGAGTCTTAAACATCAACTCTGGATCAGCAAGGCTGGATGCATCCCCAAAGAGTCACGCTGAGTTTAAGAAGCAGATTCAGATCATGCAAGAAAGCAACTTTGCTCTCTTAAATTAAGTAATTAAACGCTGTGTGATAACCCTAAGGCATTCTACTAGCCCCTGGAGTCAAGGCATGGGACCTGACCTCTGCAACAAGAGAAGGAATTTAAAAACAAGTGAACTTTCATGAAGTAGTGTGGCAACAAAACAGAGGAAAGACAGATGAGAGAGAGCCTCTCTGCAAATGAGATCCTGTTAGTTGACAAGGTTAAAGAAAAGTGCTCTCACACCTGTCACAGGAAAGAGAAAGTAAAGTAGGTTAACAAGTAAGCACAGTGAAATCAGCTGCTGACCTGTGAAGTCACTCCACCCAAAATGAAGCAACATAAAACCAGCGAGAGGACTTCCTGGAAAACCTGCCCATATATATCTCTCAAGATGGTACTAATTAGTTAATTAGCCTATTGcacaagtgaaaaataaataaatatttcaaaagTCTGGGAGAACAAGGAAGCACCAGATGACAATGTTCTGTTCTTATCATAAAGAAAAGTGGAACAGTGTTGGTCTGACAAATTTACCTCTAATCTCTgctaaaaaaaagggaaataaatacaaggagagaaaaaaaaataatcttccaaATGTGAGGAGAATAACAGAAGCATAGGAAAATGAAGCCATTTCAGACAGCTCTACAAACATACAGGGGGTACCTTTCGGCACATGAGCTGGACACCTGAGGCCAACTGGCTAACTCATGCGCGAAGTTGCCTCTAGTCCAAGTGATGGTGTCATTTCCAGCACCTCCTTTCTCCCACTACCAGGAATGATTTTATAAAACACTGCTGATAACAGGAGCTGGCAGACCCAGCTGGGAAACTACAGCTTGTTGCCAGGTGGATATATAGAATAGCTATATAGAGTAGCAAGCATTTAACCCACCGAGCAAGGATGAGTATGCTTAGTAGAGGGTAGAGTGCCTTTGGTATTGTAGGGTCTGAAGACATTTTACAAGGCAAACTCAAGCTAAACCAGGTCTGCTTGTCATTCAAGTTAAACATACTTCCAGGAATGGCAGTTAATCAATCAATCAAttaaacaggctgcccagagaaggggtTGAAtggccatccctggatgtatttaaaagccatttagatatggtgctcaaggatatggtATAGTAGTGACCCTGAcaatgtttggacttgatcatcttggaggtcttttccaaccatgctgattctgtgtgtgtgattttatcacagaaacattcaggtaggaaaagaccctcaggatcaccaagtccaactgataaccctgctctacaaggttcacccctaaaccatatccccaagcaccacagccaaaacacctttaaacacatccagggttggtgactcaaccacctccctgggcagcacattcccaatgcctgaccactcttgctgtgaaattttttttcctaatgtccagtctaaacctgcccagtTGTAGCTTgtggccattccctcttgttctatcactaattacctgagagaagagaccagcaccagtctctctacaatgtcctttcaggtagttgtagacagcaatgaggcctcccctcagcctcctcttttccaaactgaacagccccagctccttcagttgctcctcataagatttattctccaggcccttccccagcttcattgccctcctctgcagttGCTCCAGCATCAACTACAGACAGCTGTTTCAGTGCAAcagtcactgctgcagcccagcacctagAATAGTCTTTTGAACAGCTTGTTCTGCATTGAGAGTGCAGCAGTTGCCCTTCCTGTGAATTCCTTGTGCAGTGAAAACCCAAATGGTTTCTGCAAAGACAATGAAAGAAGACAAAacctgtgggttttttctgaTGTCTGTACAGTTTTGGAGCCAGTAGGTCTGTCAGTTTTCAGGTGTCTACTTACAattaggattatttttttcctaggtGTCACAAGAAGGCTTATATATGACAGCAGAGTATGTAATCTAGATAGCATGAAAGCAGAGTGAAACATGAATCTGCACactgaagaaacaaaaacaacctgCTTCTCCACTCTGTTAATGAGAACTGGAAAAGGCCCAGTGAACACGAGGACAGAGGTGTCAAACAGGTCCCATATAATGAATAGCTATGTATACCATGAACCTGCAACTTGGAAAAGTGATGACTGAGGACACAAGTCTGTGAAATCTCAAGTGGCAAGGACACAAGGCATAGGGGTGGTCATAGCTACCTATGACAGTGGAAGAATTGGCAAGAAAACCATTAAAACAGCCTGACAGCAATTCTTTCTTCAAACCACACAATGAACTCAGGGTTCACTGGCACAGAACACTGTGGAGGCCAAAAGTAGAAaaggatttttaaaaagggaCTAAGGGCATTTCATTAAGGCCAGGTCCAGAAGGAACTGCCAGTTCAGAAGGTCCACAGACTGCTGGAACAGTGTCAGAGAAAGACCTCTGTATACAAGCTTTATATTTTATGCTTCTGTGATCACCTGTTACTGGCTGTCCTCGGAGACAGGACAGCAGATTAGATGGCCTTTGGTCTGGTTGCATACAGTGCTTCTTATGGATCAAAGCTCTGGATTTTGGCATCATGAAAGTTTGGAAAAGTTAAAAGGGAACACTTGAAAAGCTTGCATGCTTCCTCTTTAAACCCTCAAATATGTGCTCTTTAATCATGCATTTTCCATTGCTGAATTAGCAGCAAACCaggattttttttaacagcCACCAAAGGCTGCATTATTACTCCCAGATCCTGCCCAGTCCCCCTTATATGGCATTTCTCCTGACCCAGTCTCAGCTGCCCCTATATCCAGCTTTTGCTCTTTACTGCATTCTTCCTAAACCAATTTGTTCGACTGCTTTATTTAGGGACGTGAAATGGTTAACATATTAATCAATTTGCCTCTGCTAGCTAAACCCTTCTCCCAGACCACTCATTTCTGTGTCAGTACAAGACAACAGGAATCTACAGGAAGATTCCTTGTGGAGACAGGCTTGCTAcactctctgtaaacattcctTTTTCGCCCAGATTTTGCCACTTTGATTTGATTTAGCCTCCCAGCCAGTCAGAGCAATACATTTCTGCAGTGCAGTAGAGTAAACAATGCAACACAGTGATCCTGAGTCTGTAGCTAGACAGACTGAAGTAGCAGCACAAGTAAGTCAGAAAATCTCCTGCATTTATCTGGACACAGAGCAAGCTCTGAGACCAGTCATCACAGTTGGTTTTGCATGTAAAAtgtgtgcacacagacacaagGACTCATACATTCATCACTAACCCCCACTTAAGGGACCAACCATCCAAAGTCTGCACTTTGCCCAGTAAATGTGCTTTAACTGGGAGTGCTAGGTGCATCCAGGACTGTGCAGTAGCTTTACAGACCACTGCATGAGGACATGGCTGTAGGTTCAAAATCAATCAAGAGGTTATGTTCCAGCTTGCTCGGTTCTCCAGACGATGCTTCCCAATCAAGACAACACACAGGCAGATTGTTTGGTTTTATCACTCAGAGTGGAGTTTGGACCCAGGTTACCTGGAATGAAAAGAAGTTAAAGGAATGTTAAGTAAATAAGACCTGGAGAAAGTTTGGACTTGGGCTTCAATCCTCTCTCATTATTCACTATATACTTTGTGTTAGACATGCATGACTCTGCAGTCTCTCATGGTTTTATTTCCTATCACTGTGAAGAGAAGAGACATTAAAATAAGAACAAATTCAGAGtacactgtggaaaaaaaaccactggaGAAGTATTTATGGGTTTTGGCCTGTACCCAGGCTAGCTTCAGAGATGTTCTCAAGTCCCAACTGGCATTGAAAAACAGTATGGCCATGACTTGGGTGGGAGGTTTTCCTGAggcatgggggaaaaaaccaaaaaaggcaaGGCAGGTAATCCACTCTGTTTGATTCCCACACATTCAAAGCAGAGGTTTCTTCACAGCCCATTTTACACGTGTGCCAGTGTTAACAGGTGCCACTGTTTCCACCACTTTCACCAGTACTTCCACTTAGAAGACAAATTCTGAGGCCTCAGGGTCTCTCACTTAAGGAGCACAGAATACCACCCCAGTTTTCTATCATCCTAGTTTTTGCCTCTGCTCCCCTTATGGATTCATTCTGCTCCAACTGTTCCTTTCAGCACTTGCACTGCAGTCTCATCTCTTTCATTACAGCCAGCTGTTGGTCTGGATGCTCTACCCTATGTTTGCAGGATTTGTACTACAGTGTGTTTTGCAGAGGCAAGTGAGGGAGCTCCTCTGTGCTCTGAGCTCAGCAAGGCTCACATAACCTCTAGCCCAGGGCAGTAGGTACTGAGGGGGCTGCCGTGTAGCTTGCAGACAGTCTGAACAAGGGCAGACCCCACTCAGGTATTTGTACAGAAGAAATGTACATGTGCATCTTCCAAGCAGCTGGAGCCAGTGGGCAGTAGGACACTGATAACAGGGAGGGAAAACTGCCACAGCTTATACTGACATGCTACTGAGAAGTCTCAACCTTGCTAAAATGAGGGAGCTTTCAACCCAAGCACTGCCTCTGAACTGGACCTCAAGTGAGTAATTTTTCAGGTCACTCTTTTGGGTATTGCCACTTTTGCTTTTGGGGATTTGATCAATGTTTTCCTCAACCATAAGTGATGGGGAAAAGAAGAGCTAtctgctctccctctccttctcttcacCTTCTTCCACACTGCAGCTTCTTGATATCCATGTGAAAGGCTGCACTGCAACCTGCCCTCACTTTTGTGACTGCTCTGTATGCTACTGCCTCATCCCCACACCTCCCAATGGCATTTCACTCTACCTCCTGCCCCCTCTTTGATCCATTCTGTACTGTTTATCATTACTCCTGCCTCTTCACCACTCCTGTTCCCTTCCCAGTCTGTATAACATTCAAGACCCCTACCTTTCCTTTCAAAAGTGTCTGTTCTCTGCTTAATCCCAACTCTTTTATTCTTCTCACTTTCTACTCTTTGTCATCCAACCTTTTTCTACAGATCCTACCACATTTAGAGCACTCACTCTCCTTCTATGTACCAAACAACCTTCCAGTCTTTCTCTATagaaaagaagctgaaaattCCAATTACCACCCACCCATGATCCCACTTTGGCTGAAAAACACTGGTGATAAGTAAGCAGCTCTTTCTGTGCTAATGCAGTGCTCAGTGTAAATTACTTTTCTTGTTGTAAGAAGCACCCAAAAGTGAAACACAAAATCCTGCTGTTAACTATATGCATTCAGCAACCAACAGTCATGAGGGGCAAAGGCCAATgaatggagcagctgaggacagcagaCCCTTCTGAACGAGATCATTTTGCTTCTTGCAAGGGagacaataaaacaaaaagccagCACCTTCTGAAGGCTCACAGCTTTCAAACCCTTGCAGCATTTCCCAGAAACTGCACATAGATGTCAGTGTCTTTGCTGATCACAGCCTGCAGCTTAAAATTAACAAGATTCTGGTCAGGTTCAGAGCTCCTGCTCTTGCGTTCCTAAGTGGGAAACAGTGAAATTCAAGAGTTGTGTCAATTTGACAATGTGGCTTAAGAAAGCTTTGTAAGACAGCCTCTGTGCAGTGTGCTAGGACAACAACTCAGGATGTTAATTCAGACACTTAGCATGGCACATTACTCTCTGTAGCCCTTGTATTTCCCAGACTCTCAGTTCTGACTTGTAGGTATCCTTTCCTAGCATGTAAATACCGAGTGAGATGCTCAGACTCTGCTGCAGAACACACTTTCATCACTTCAGTTCCCAGTTCAGATTCTCTTCATCACTGTCTGCTTTTACAAGACTGAACCTGACCTTTAGCCTGTCTGAATAATGTCTTTCAATTACTCTGTGAGCTACTTGGGGCGTGGATCTGGTCTCTCTATGCATTTGCAAGGTGGGATGTGTCTCTGTGGTGCTACAGAATTAATAGTGACTTTGTGAGATGTGTGCACAGCCAGGCCCACAGGGCTTAAGTGTGCTGTTTAATCTTTACAAAAGGTAAGGGCAGCTATTTCAAACTGTGAAGCTCTGAATAATTGCATCCTAACCTGACTGCATACCAAgcaccttctccttctttcatttccatttcttaCCTCCCTTCTGTCGCCCAGAGTATCACAGTTTTCACTAGGCCTGCTCAAAGGCGACCCAAACATTTAAAACTAAGCCAGTCTTACAGTTGCCCAAGAACAAAGTGCCTCTATTCCATGACCATCTTCCAAGATTTTTTTATTCAATCCTAATGAAGCATGTGCTACTGATAAGTAGCTGCAGGATCTCCTGGGTAACTAATTTTTTCCCCAGAGTCTCCATCTTCCTAATGTGCCCTCTTACCACTTTGGGATCACTAGAGAAGCTGTCTCTCAAGAACAGTGATTTAATTCAAAAGCAACACCCTAGCAGTGAGCTTCCTCCAGCCTTTTACAACAGCAGATGACCTAAGTTTACTTACACCATacttcaaagctgtggagactcCCATTGCCACCATGAACAGGCATTCTCAATTtgcataaaacaaacaaaaaaacccccacttgCATGGACTCTTTGGAAAGACTTATTAGGGCAGGAAGTGCACAGCAGGAAGGCTGGTGTGCTGGacctctgccccttccctccacctATTCTCAATTCTTCCTTCCGCTTTATTGAAAGAGGTGACAGCCCTCAGGAAGCAGCAGTGGCAATAAATAAAACCTGAACATAATAGCATGATAGTGTCTTTGTGGAAATAGGCCAGACTGAGCATCAGCCTGTCTGGCACTCATCCACTGTGTTAAAAGGAACAGGAACGTGccggctgccctggctgtgctatGTCCCAGAAGGGCACAGCACCCCCTTGAGACATCCAACTAGAGACGTCCCTCCCTTGCATGCCTTAACCTGGGCCTAATTTCATCACAACATTGTGGGAACAGTGCACTGTCTGCTTTTAAATAGCTGACAGTGAGAAACGTAGGGAATCTCTGATATTGTGAAGTGCTGACAAATCGCAGATGACacaattctctgcttctgtcactAGAGGGTAGTGCAAGCCCTCAGGTCCGTGTCTCAAGGAGGAAATGCCCATACATCTCCCTATAGATCTTCACTGATGCTGTTTTTCCTGGCTCTGAGGAATGGGGGCCAGCAGCATATGCTGTAGGTACTCAAGACAAAAAGTGATTTGGAGAGATCTCTTCAGACCAGGGTTTACTTCTGCACCCCCAAATGCCAAACACACGCTGTACAATGGATCTACGAGCCTTAAATAAACTATAGAGGCCTTCTTAgacttcctctctgctgttccCTTAGCATTTTTGAATCTGTCCTTCATTCATCCAGAAATATTTCTAAGAACCTAATAAATTGTTGTTGCTGACCTTCCCAATACCGTGCTTTTCTCTCTGGTCTCAGGAGAATGTCTTTCCATTTCAAACCATGGCAGTCTCAAGGGAATTCAGTTTCTTTACGCCTGCATTTAGCATTCATCAAAGCACAGAATGGTCTATAGTTAGACAAGTTGAGGAGAAATTTCCCCCCTGGAACTGGTTTATTTTCCTGCTTGTGCAGGATTTATTgacacccagcacagcttgctgagAGAGGAGGACGACCAGGCTGAAAAGCCCAATCTGACAAAACATCTAAAAGTTGGGAAGATAGCTATGAAACCATAAATGGGGAAGAATCTTCATCATCTGTGTCTTAAACCAGATGAATCCCTGGAAGGAGTTAGTGAAAATACCAATCAtgcattagaaaagaaaaaaaaccttgaGATCTAGTACTTtgttggaggtcccttccagaacaaaccattctatgattcgatgATTCTCCACAGCTTCTATTTTCACAACCCTCTCCCTCACTTCAGAAGGTGATAAAGGAGCAAATTGAAACTTCTGCCCTCTCTTCCACTCCTGCTTCCTCACCTCAACATAAACACATCTATTTTCCTGACTAAACCCcaatgaagaaaggaagggtTACACTGAAAATCTGTCTGCACCCTGCTAGCCACAACAACACTGaacactgctgctgtttattAGGGCAGTGCCCTTCATGAACTGCAGACACAACCTATTTTACACAAGGAGACATTcaccttcctctccctttgtcCCATATCCGCTTGCTGGTAAGTATGAGAAACATTTACATGAGAAGTACTTTACAATCCGACTGCCAGTAAACTGCCTTCAACTTACATTGCCTCTATCATTTGATACAACTTCCTCTCTTCTTTGACCCTGCTTATTTTAGTACAGAGGAAGTAACCGGATCTGCTCACAGGTGCCTATATTGGATATGCCTGCACCAACCAGTCAAACTCAAAGCGAGGGCCACAGAAGCAGAACACGCTGGTAGAAGAGGTTTTACCTGGGATGTCTCCAGCGCTCCGAACGCTGGCATGGCCAAGGCTGAGCCGCTCGCATTCCAGTTTCGTGTTCCCAAGGTCTTCTCCTGAATGTCCTTCACTGGCAAAAGAATTGGCCTCAATGCTCGAGCCTGGAGATCGTTTGGCCTTGCGACTGAAAATGCCGCTGGCGAAGCGCTTTCCCTGCTTTGAGCTGGCCTGCACATCTTCTTTCTTGATGTCGCGAATGGACTCTCGGgatttggatttatttttcagGTCCATGTGGAGCCGGGAGAACAGTTTCTGAGGGCTCCGATTCAGCCTGTTAAAGTTCTCCAGAGGTGGATCAATTTCTGGGTACTCTTGCTCCAAGGTAATTAAGTCATTCAGAAACTTATTTAACCGTTTCTTTGACTCACTGGTTTCCTCCTTTTCCATGTTCCCCTGATGATCCTGCCTGTGACGTGAAGCCCAGAGCATCATTTCGCCACGGGTTGCCCCTGCCACTAAACCGTACTTAGGGTTAATAAACTTCCGAGCAACGGTAGAGGAATGAAGGCCTGGCTTCCCAATTCCGAGAAGGATTGGGTTAGCAATGCCCAGTTCCTTGTAGAAATTAACTTCCTCTGAGATGGCATAGAGCTCACGGAACTCAATGTCGAACATCTCCACGTGCTGTCCTGTCAAGACCAGCAGGATGTTTCTGTCGATGTGGGATGAACTCCATGTGAAGCTAGGAGTAGGAAACAGAACCAACATTAGGTTTTTGGGTGCACAC is from Dryobates pubescens isolate bDryPub1 chromosome 15, bDryPub1.pri, whole genome shotgun sequence and encodes:
- the FAM83F gene encoding protein FAM83F, giving the protein MAESQVVLLDESHVNEKVTETQPRFYYSEEQRRALEVLVTRGEAAYREALRKEQLRDFLSSRELQALRGSWRGYDDPREGSKVVRGPGGETLSLAYWPECSDTEVPPLDLGWTDKTFYRGISRVVLFTHPRKEENAPHLKEVVREMIQQAQKIIAVVMDVFTDRDIFRDIVDAAYKRWIPVYIILDEEGVKLFLEMCRCLDLSDLQIRNIRIRSVTGVGFYMPAGKIRGTLASRFLMVDGEKVATGSYSFTWSSSHIDRNILLVLTGQHVEMFDIEFRELYAISEEVNFYKELGIANPILLGIGKPGLHSSTVARKFINPKYGLVAGATRGEMMLWASRHRQDHQGNMEKEETSESKKRLNKFLNDLITLEQEYPEIDPPLENFNRLNRSPQKLFSRLHMDLKNKSKSRESIRDIKKEDVQASSKQGKRFASGIFSRKAKRSPGSSIEANSFASEGHSGEDLGNTKLECERLSLGHASVRSAGDIPGNLGPNSTLSDKTKQSACVLS